Part of the Oscillibacter hominis genome is shown below.
CCTGGTTCCGGAGAGTGCCGGGGCCTGGAAGGAGATTGCGGCCTCGGAGGCCATGGGACGCACGGACGAGGATTCTGGCGAGGAGTATGCCCTGGTGATGGTGATCTGCGAGTTTGAAGAGGGCCGGGTGACCATCAGCGCGGCGTTTGACCGGGAGATGGAACTCATCGGTGTGCAGGTTGGATAAGGAAAAAAAGGAGACGGTATCCGTCTCCTTTTTTGTTTGTTTGCCGCTGCGGGAAAAGAAACAGTCGGCAAGGTTGATTGTCCGCCTGTTCAGCCGCTGCGGCTGAACGCTCAGCGCGTGTCCGCAGGATCAGGCATCTTTCAGCCCGGCAAGATAGGCTTCCATGTCAAAGGGCTGCAGCACGCTGTCCTTTTTGAGGTACAGGGGATGGTGGGGATGGCCGCTTTTTAAGATCGGGCCTGCGCTGAACCAGCGGGCGCCATATGCCCCGCCCAGTTCCGTCAAATCCCGCAGACAGGCATAGAGGTAATCCCGCTTTTCCAATATGGCGCCCCAGGCGGCCCACACGGCGGGGGCGGGGGAGCGGGAAAGGGCATAGCGGAAGGCATTCAAATTCTCCCGATGCAAGTAGGCGTTGCAGCTGCGCTCCATGTCGTTGGGATTGGTGGCCCGCTGGGCATAGACGTTGAACATCAGAAAGCTGTCATAGCCGTTGGACCGTGCCACCCGCTCCACGGATTTGAGGGTGTTGTCCAGGCGGTCCGGTGCGGCGGTGGAGGGGTTGATGCCCACGCAGATCAGCGGGTGCTCCCCTCTGGTGCCCAGCAGGTATCGATACTCCTCATAACAGGGCGGGACATAGAGCCACTTGGCGATGTCGTAGTCCTGCTGCGGCTGTCCGGAGCGCTCCAACGCCTCCTGGAAGGTCAAAAGCTCTAAGTCCTCTGTGGCAGTCTGTGGGATATGCATGGCAGTCTCCTCTCTTGAACCGTTGACCCAATTTTACCACAATTCGACGGCCTTTGCAAAGGCAGTGACAGTATGGTAAAATAGCTTTGAAATGCGTCGTCCGCCGCCGCGGAAAAGAGGAGGAATGCAGGATGCTTCGTATCTGGATCGGCAGGGCAAGAAGTGGAAAGTCGGAGCGGGTGCTTCAAGAGATCGCCGCCCTGGGGGATGAGAGCCGCCAGATTCTGCTGGTGCCGGAGCACGCCTCCCACCAGGCGGAGCTGGACCTGTGCCGCTCCTGCGGAGACACGGCCAGCCGCCACGCCGAAGTGCTCAGCTTCCGGCTGCTGGCCTCCCGGGTGCTGTCCCTCTCAGGCGGCCTTGCCGATGTGGTGCTGGATCAGGGCGGCAAACTGCTGACCATGGAAAAGGCACTGACGGAAACAGCGCCTGTTTTGCAGGTCTATCGCCGACCTTCCCAGCGCTTGGCCTTTTTGGAGAGTCTTCAGGCCTTGGCTGACGAGTTCTACAGCTATGCGGTGACGCCTTCCCATCTGGCCGAACAGGCCGGGGAAATCTCCGGTGCGCCGGGGCAGAAGCTGCGGGACCTGTCGCTGATCTACGCGGCCTACGACGCGAAGCTCCACCGCCCGGGCTTGGACGCCCGGGATCGGATGGCCCGCATGAATGATGCGCTGGCGGAGTCCGGCTATGTGGCGGGCAAGGATATTTTCATCGACGGCTTCACCTATTTCAACGGCCAGGAGGAGCGGGCCCTTGGCGTCATGCTGCTTCAGGCCCGCACCGTCACGGTGACGCTGCTTGGGGACCGTGAAGACCCATCGGGCATTTTCACGGAAAGCCTCCGGACCCGGGAGAGCCTGCTCCGCATGGCCAAAGACGCCGGCGTGGATGTGGAGGTCTTGTGGCTGGACGGCAGGGAGGCCACGGCCCTGGATCATTTGGAGCGTCACTTTTTTGGCAGGATTGTCCCCTGGGAAGGGGACGCGCCCATTCGCCTGTTGGAAGCGGACAGCGTCTTTTCCGAGGTGGAGCAGACCGCCGCCCAGATCCGCCGCCTGGTGGCCGGAGGCGCCTGCCGGTTCCGGGACATCACCGTGGCGGCCCGGAACATGGACGAGTACGAGGCGGTGATCGAGAACGTCTTTGAGCGCTATGAGATTCCAATCTTTCAAAACCGCCGCAGCGACATCTTGCAAAAGCCGGTGCTGACGCTGGTGGTGGGCGTATTGGACGCGCTTTCCGGAAACTTCTCCTATGAGGACATGTTCCGCTTTCTGAAAACCGGCATGGCCGGCATTTCCCTTGCAGAGTGCGACCTGCTGGAAAATTACGTCATCAAATGGGACATCTGCGGCTCCATGTGGCTCCGGGAGGAGGACTGGTCGGCCAATCCGGAGGGCTATGGCGGCCGCTGGGAGGAACCCCAGCAATCGCAGCTCCGGGAGATCAACCGCATCCGCGCATCGGTGCGCGCCCCGCTCTTTGACCTCTATCAAGCGATGAACCAATCGGAACATGCAGAGGGTAAAGTAAAAGCGCTTTATTGCTATCTGGAACGAATCGGCCTACAGAGCGCCATTGAGCAGCGCATCGCCCAATTGCAGGAAAGCGGTCAGCTGCAGTTGGCGGAGGAGTACAGCCAGCTGTGGGAAATCCTGATGTCGGTGCTGGATCAGTTTGTGGAGATAGTAGGCGCTGAGGCCATGGATATGGAGGAATTTGCCAAGCTGATGCGGCTGGTGCTGACCCAGTACAGCGTGGGGAGCATTCCGGTGTCCCTGGATCAGGTGACGGTGAGCGAGATCTCCCGGAACGACCGCCACGCAGTGGGCGTGCTGTTTTTGCTGGGAGCCAACGACCACGTGCTGCCTGCGGTGGACAGCGGAGGGGGCCTTCTCAACGAGGACGACCGGGAGGAACTGGCCATCCGGGGCATCCGGCTCGCGCCCTCGGGCATGGCGCAGTTCTCCGTTGAACTGCAAAACCTCTACGCAGCCCTGGCCCAGCCCACAGAGCGCCTCTTTATCAGCTATCCCATCGCCGACGTCTCCGGCACCCAGTTGAGGCCCTCCTTTGTGATCGGCCGGATTCGGGCGTTATTTCCCGCTGTCATGCTGGAAAAGGAAGGGTCTGAAAAGGAGTATCGCTTAACAGCTCCGATTCCGGCGCTGGAGGCGGCGGGTCAAAACCGGGGCAGTGCCCTGTGGCGCTACTTTGCGGACCGGCCTCAGCTGCGCGCCATGGAGCAGGCCTCCGGCTATCGCAGGGGGCGCCTTTCCGCCGAGGTGGTGCAGACGCTCTACGGCGCCCGGATGAGCATGTCCGCCTCCCGGATGGATAAGCTCCGTTCCTGCCACTTTGCCTACTTCATGCAGTATGGGCTGAAGGCAAAGGAGCGCTCCGCCGCGGAGTTTGACGCGCCGGAGATCGGAACCTTTCTCCACGATGTCCTGGAGCATGTCACCCGGGAGGCCGCCGGGGAGGGCGGCTTTGGAAAAGTCTCCAACCAACAGCTCAGGACGATGATCTCCCGCTGTATCGACGAATACGCCGCCCGGGAGTATGCCAACTTTCAGGACCGCAGCGCCCGGTTCCGGTATCTGTTCCGCCGGCTGAAGCGGACGGTGGTCTCCGTGGTGGAAAATGTGGCGGAGGAGCTCCGCCAGTCGGACTTTGTGCCTCTGGCCTTTGAGCTGGAGTTTTCCTCCCATGGGGACCTGCCGGTCATCGCCATCTCTGAGGCGGACACAGAGCTGTGCCTTATGGGGAAGGTGGACCGGGTGGACGGCTGGCTCCACGACGGCAGGCTCTATCTGCGGGTGGTGGACTATAAAACCGGCAAGAAGAGCTTTGACCTATCGGAAATCCGCCACGGCATCGGCATCCAGATGCTGCTCTACCTGTTTACGCTGCAAAAGGAGGGGGCAACCTATTTTGGACATCCCATTGAACCGGCCGGTGTGCTGTACCTGCCCGCGAGGGACGTGCTGTTGAACCGGGACCGGGATATTTCCCAGGAAAAGCTGGCGGAGGACATCCGTCGGGAGCTTAGGCGGCAGGGGATGATTCTGGGCGCGCCGGAGGTGCTCACCGCCATGGAGCACGACGCGTTGACATCGCCCCACTATCTGCCCATTGCCGTGGGCCGGGACGGCGGGGTGAAGGAGGCCATCCCCGGGGCGCTTGCCTCGGCGGAGGAAATCGGAAAACTTGGAACTTACGTGGAAAAGCTGCTGCACCAGATCACCCGGGAGCTTCGGGACGGCGTCATCGACGCGGATCCCTGCTGCCACAGCGAAGAGGATGCCTACTGCCAGTTCTGCGAGTATGCCTCGGCCTGCCACTTTGAGGACGGCCGTGGAAGCGATCATTTGACCTATCTCCGTCCGGTGGACCCGACGGAGTTCTGGAGACAGGTGGGGGGAGGTGGCACGAATGGCTGATATCCGGTTGACCGCGGATCAGGCGGCGGCGGTGGAAAACCGGGGCGGGGCGCTGTTAGTGTCCGCCGCCGCCGGCTCCGGCAAGACCAAGGTGCTGGTGGAGCGGCTCTTCCGCTATGTCACGGACGAGCACTGCAATGTGGATGACTTCCTGATCATCACCTATACCCGGGCCGCGGCGGCGGAACTGCGTGGAAAGATCGCGGAGGAGTTGAACCGCCGCCTGGCGGAATCGCCTGAGGACGCCCATCTCCAGCGGCAGATGCTGCGGGTCTACCAGGCGGACATCAAGACGGTGGACGCCTTCTGTACCGCGCTGCTGCGGGAAAACGCCCACCTCCTTGCCGAGGAGGGGCAAAAGCGCTGTTTGACGCCGGATTTCCGGGTATTGGACGAAAACGAGGCTGCCTTGGTTCGCCAGCGGGTGCTGAGCCAGGTGCTGGAGCGGTTCTACGGCGGCCTGGACGGAGCGGGAGAGCTGTTGGCGGACACCCTGGGCGCCGGACGGGACGACCACAACCTGGAGGAGCTGGTGGCCACACTGTATGCCAAGCTCCAGAGCCACGCCTATCCAGAAGCCTGGCTGCAGGAGCAGGAGGCCTTTTGGAAAGACCCGGGTGAGGACATCGGCGCCACCCCCTACGCCGGAGAGCTCCTCTCCGGCGTGGCCGGCAAGGCCGCCTACTGGCAGCAGATGCTGACGGGCATGCTTGCGAGGATGGGCGGGGTTCCGGCGGTGGAGAAGGGCTATGGCCCCGGCTTCTCCGCGGCTGCCGACGCCCTTGGGAGCCTTGCCCGGGCGGCGGAGCGCTCGTGGGCGGAGGCTGCGGCCGCGCCTCTGGAGTTTCCGCGCCTTGGGAGCGTCAAGGCCGCCGAGGGCGGCGCTTTGAAGGATCAGGCGAAAACCCTCTGGGACACCTGCAAAAAGGAGATGGCCAAGGCGGTCAAGGTGCTTCGGGTCAGCGACGAGGAGGCCATGGAGGACCTGCGGGCCGTTGCGCCGGCCATGCTGGCGCTGCTCTCGCTGACATCTTCCTTTTCCAAAGCCTATCAGCAGGAAAAGCTGCGCATCAACGCCACGGACTTTTCCGACCAAGAGCACTTGGCCTTGAAACTCTTAGTAAAACCGGAGGGCGGCCCCACGGAGTTGGGAGAGCAGGTGGCGGGGCGCTATCGGGAGATCATGGTGGATGAGTACCAGGATACGAACGAGGTGCAGAACTGCATCTTTGCCGCTGTGTCGAAATCGGGGGAAAACCTCTTCACCGTGGGCGACGTGAAGCAGAGCATCTACCGCTTCCGGCTGGCAGACCCCACGATCTTCCTGCGGAACTATCAGACCTACCTTCCGGCGGATCAGGCGGAGGAGGGGCAGGAGCGCAAAATCCTCCTGTCCCAGAACTTCCGCTCCCGCAGTGAGGTGCTGGACGGCTCCAACTTCATCTTTGGGAACATCATGTCCCCCCAGATGGGGGAGATGGCCTATGGGGCGGAGGAAGCCCTCAATTTCGGGGCGGAGTACTACCTGCCCAGGACGGACTGCGCCGTGGAATTCCATCTGGTGGATGTGGCCATGAACCGGGGAGTCGAGCGGCCCTTCAAACGGGTGACGGCGGAGGCCCGGGCGATTGCCCGGCGGATTCGCCGCCTTTTGGAGGAACGGTTCCCGGTCCAGGAGGGGGACGCCCTGCGCCCCTGCCGCATGGAGGACATCGTGGTGCTGATGCGCTCACCGGCCGGCCGGGCCTTTGAGCTTGGCCGCGCCCTGGAAGAGCAGGGTATCCCCTGCAGCGCCGACACCACGGGAGACTTTTTTGCCACCATGGAGGTGGCGGTGATCTACAATCTCCTTCAGATCGTGGACAATCCCCGCCAGGACGTGCCCCTCATCTCCGTGCTGCGATCACCGCTCGCCGGCTTTACGCCGGACCGGCTGGCCCAGGTCCGCGCCGGCACTCCCCAGGGGGATTTTTACGATGCCCTCTGCGCCGACGGGGGAGAGGACTGCGCTGCCTTCCTGGCGGAGCTTGATAAGCTGCGCCGCTCGGCCCAGGACATGAGCCTCCACCGGCTCCTCTGGCACATCTACAATCAGTACAACGCCCTGGGCATTTTCGGCGCCATGGAGGGTGGGGAGGAGCGGAAAGAGAACCTGATCATCCTCTTTGAACACGCCCGCCGGTTTGAGTCCTCCGGCTATCGGGGCGTATTTGCCTTTGTGACCCAGCTGCGCCGGCTCCTGGAGGCGGGAAAGGAACCGGAGACCCATGGGAAAACCGGCTCGGGCGGCATTCAGCTGATGAGCATCCACAAGTCCAAGGGCCTGGAGTTCCCCATCGTCCTGCTGGCGGACCTTTCACGCCCCTTCAGCAGGATGGATTACCAGACGCCTGTGCTGGTCCATCCCCGGCTTGGCCTTGGCCCGATCCGGGTGGATTTGGAACGGCGGATCAAATATCCCACCATTGCCCGCCAGGCGCTGGAATCGGTGCTGCGGCGGGAGAGCAAGTCGGAGGAGATGCGGATTCTCTACGTGGCCATGACACGTGCCAAGGAGAAGCTGATCCTGGTGTACAGCCGCTACGGCGCGGAAAAACACATATCGTCCCTTGTGCCTCTTTGTTCCTGCCCGGCAAGGCCTGAGGCGGTGGAATCCTGCGAGTGCATGGGGGATTGGCTGCTGCTGCCGCTGCTGTGCCGTCCGGAGGCCGAGCCGCTGCGCTGCGGTGCCGAGGTGCCCCTGACGGCGGGCGGCGGCGCTCCCTGGGAAGTGTTCTTAGCGCAGGGGGAGGAGTACCGGGAAAACTCTGGGACGGCCCTGCCGGCCGCACAGGAGGATCGAAAAGAGCTGGACTTTGACCCGGCGCTTTTGGAATTTGAGTACCCCTATGCAAGGGAAGTGACGCTGCCCGCCAAGCTCACCGCCACCCAGCTCAAGGGAAGGGAGGCGGACAGCGAAATCTCCGAGCACGCGGCCCTCCCACCCCGCATCCGCCCCCTGGCGCGGCCCAGGTTCATGGCCGGGGAGTTGACCGCCGCCCAGCGCGGCACCGCCACTCACCTGGTGCTGCAATATCTAAACTTTGAGGACAGGGATGTGGCAAGTCAGGTGGAGCGCCTGGTCCAGCGCCGTCTGCTCACCAAAGAGCAGGCCGCGGAGGTGGATTTAGAGGATCTTAAGCGGTTTTTGGACACGCCTCTTGCCCAGCGGATCCGCTCTTCCCCGCGGGTGCTGCGGGAGTACCGCTTTACCCTTCTGGTGGATGCCCGCCGGTATGGGGCCCTTTCCGACGACCGGATCCTGCTCCAGGGCGTGGTGGACTGCTGCTTTGAGGAGCAGGGGAAGCTGTATGTGGTGGATTTTAAGACGGATCACGTCTTTGGCGAAAGGCTCATGGAGCGGTCAGGGCAGTACCGGCCCCAGCTGGAGGCTTACAGCGAGGCGCTGGAGCGGGTGTTGGGGCAGCCGGTGGGCGGAAAATTCCTCTATTTCCTGCCAGCCGGAAGGGAAGTGCCGCTGTAGTGCCGGAAAGGCCGTGACGGCCCTTTGGCCCTGCGGCGACGGATTGTGCAGAAAAAAATGAAAAAAGCTTGCAATTCAACTTGTTCGGTGTTATACTGAAAAACGCCTTTATGGAAAGATACTGACTATGAAAGAGGTGAACGAGAGCAATGAAGGAAGGAATCCATCCCAATTATCAGCAGACTACGATTACATGCGCCTGCGGTAATGTGATTGAGACAGGTTCTACTAAGAAGGATATCAAGGTAGAAGTCTGCTCTAAGTGTCACCCCTTCTTTACTGGTAAGCAGAAGCTGGTGGACACCGGCGGACGCGTCGCCAAGTTCAACAAGAAGTTCGGCCTGGACAAGTGATCACAAAACCCGTATCCGCTTTGGATACGGGTTTTACTTTTTCTATCTTTGCGCATATAATAACTGATGTGCTCCGCCTAAAGCGCGGAACTGTTCTTAAAAGGGAGTGGAAGCATGCCATTGCACAAAGTGGAGCTGAATGAGGTTTCACCAAAGGTATTGGAGGTATTCGGCACACAGAACGCGCTGCTGAGCGCCGGCGGAAAGGACGGATGCAACACCATGACCATCGGCTGGTGCGGCTTGGGGCGGCTTTGGAACCTGCCCGCCTGCACAGTCTATGTCCGTCCGGAGCGCTATACGTTTGAGTTTATGGAGCGGCAGGAGTATTTCACCGTCTCCGTATTTGATATGAGCCACAAGAAGCTGATGGGTTATTGCGGCTCAAAAAGCGGCCGGGACACGGACAAGGTGAAAGAGTGCGGCCTCACCGTGCGCTATGGAGCGGGCGACGCGCCGTTTTTTGACGAGGCGGAGCTGGTCCTGGTGTGCAGGAAGATGTACGCCCAAGACCTGGAACCCTCCTGCGTCCTTGATGAGAGGATCAACCGCTTTTACCAGGGCGAGGGCTGGCACCGCCTCTATGTGGGCCAGGTGATGGAGGCGTACCAGCGCTGAACATCCAGATGGAGTAATCAAAGGAGTATACATGGAACAAACACAAGAGAAACGGGATTTGGTGGTGCTGGTGGGCTTGAACTCACCGGTCCTTGGACGGGACGGCACCGCCGACGATTCCAGCATGGAGGAGCTGTCCGCCCTGGTGGAAACCGCCGGTGGTGAGGTGACGGCCATCCTCCTTCAGAACCGGGACAAACCGGACCCCCGCACTTTCATCGGGGAGGGGAAAGTGGCGGAGGTACAGCTCTACGTGGAGAACACAGAAGCCACCATGGTGATTTTTGACAACGATCTGTCCCCTTCACAAATGCGTGTGCTAACGGGGCTCCTTGGCGTTCAGGTGCTGGACCGCTGCGGCCTGATTCTGGATATCTTTGCCCAGCGGGCCAAGACCAGGGAGGGCCGCCTTCAGGTGGAGTTGGCCCAGTATCAGTACCTGCTGCCCCGGCTGGTGGGCATGTGGACCCATCTGGAGCGTCAGGCTGGCACCAGCGGCAAAGGCCCCATCGGCTCCCGCGGCCCCGGTGAAACCCAGCTGGAGACCGACCGCCGGCACATCCACCGCAAGATCGCCAAACTGCGGGAGGATCTGGAGGAAGTGCGCCGTGTCCGGGGCACCCAGCGGGACCGCCGGCAGAAAAATGAGATTCCCGTGGTGGCCATAGTGGGCTATACCAACGCCGGTAAATCCACGCTGCTCAACCAGCTGACCGGCGCCGCCATTCCGGCCAACAACCGGCTTTTTGACACGTTGGAAACCACCAGCCGCCTGCTGAGCGTCAGCGACACGCTGGACGTGGTGGTCTCCGACACCGTGGGGTTCATCCGCAAGCTGCCCCACCAGCTGGTGGAAGCCTTCAAGGCCACGCTGGAGGAACTGGAGTACGCGGATTTGCTGCTCCATGTCATCGACGTGTCCAGCCCTGAGTGGCAGCAGCAGACCCAGGTGGTGGAGGCTCTCATTCACGAGCTGGGGGCGGACCAGCTGCCCAGGATCAACGTATTCAACAAATCCGACCTGGTTGGGGGAGACATCCTGCCCCATGGAGAGGACATCGTTTCCGTCTCCGCGAAAACAGGGCAGGGGATCGGCGATCTGTTAGCCATGATCGGCAAACGGCTGGACAAGGGCAGCCGACGGGTGACGCTGCACCTGCCCTACGATAAGGGCGGGCTCCTGGACGCGCTGTACCGGGAGGCAAAAGTGGAACAGGTGGACTACAGCGACACCATTGATGTGACGGCGGTCTGCACGCCGAAAACGCTGGGGCAGGTGAGCCAATGGATCGAATCGAAACCGCAAGAATGATCCTGCGTCCCTTCCGGGAGACGGACGCCGCAGATGTATACGACTATGCAAAGGACCCCCGGGTGGGGCCGGCGGCTGGCTGGCCGCCCCACAGGGGTGAGGCGGAGAGTCTGGAGATCATCCGCACGGTGTTTGCCGCGCCCGGCGTGGCCGCCATTGAGCTGAAGGGAACGGGGCGGGTCATCGGCTCCGTCGGCTTCACGGACATCCATTACGGCGTGTTGGAACAGCCGGACGACGAGATCGGCTACGCCCTGCACCCGGAGTATTGGGGACGCGGGCTGATTCCGGAAGCGGTCCGCGCTATACTGGAGTACGGCTTTACAGCAATGGGGCTTCAGACCATCTGGTGCTGTCACTATCAGGAGAATCTAAAGTCCCAGCGGGTGATTGAAAAGTGCGGCTTTCGCTACCGTTACTGCGCCCAGGCCAATGTGGAACTGCTGCATGAGAAGCGGATGTGCCTGCACTATGCGCTGACAAAGGAGGAGTGGAAACGTGGAATCCTATCTGGTGCCCTTTGAGACGGCGGAGAGTGAATTCGTGGAAAAGCGTTCCCGCTTCATCGGCAAGGTCTGGCGGGTGGAGTCCGAGGAGGAGGCCCGCGCCAGGATTGAAGAGACAAAAAAACATCATTATGATGCCCGTCACAACTGCTGGTGCTACCTGCTGCGGGATCGAAACGTGCTGCGCTACAGCGACGACGGAGAGCCCCAGGGCACGGCGGGGCAGCCCATGCTGAACGTGTTCCAGCGCGAGGGCGTTTACAATGCATGCTGCGTGGTGACCCGCTATTTCGGCGGCGTGCTCCTGGGCGCCGGGGGTCTGACCCGGGCCTATGCCAAAGGGGCGAAGGACGCGCTGAATGCAGCCGGCGTCTGCCGGATGAGCCTTTGGACCCAGTGGGAGATTCCCTGCAGCTACCCGCTTTTTGAGCAGGTGAAAATAGAGATGGAAGGGGCGTCCGGCCATCTGATGGATGCGGAATACGGTGCAGAAATCCTGATCCACGGCGCTTTTCCCGACGGAATGGCCGGGCGGTTCCAGGACCGGCTGACCGAACTCTCCGCCGGGCAGCTCACCATGCGCCCTCTGGGGCAGGTCTTCCAGCCCGGTCCCCGGGAAGAAGCAAAATAACAATACATCGATCCGGCAGCCTGCGCTGCCGGATTTTCATATAGTTCAGGCTGTGGAGTCTGCCGGACGGTTATCAAGCCATTGACAAATGAATCGCGTTGTAGTAAGTTAGTTAAGCTGATTTAATTAAAATCAATAAAGTATTGTAGATTGGGAGTTGGAAATATGACCGGTTTGGCCCGGAGTGTAGATGAATTCTACTACCATATGGCCCTTTATGAGCTGCGGATGATGAACGGAGCGGACTTTTTCAATGGGCTTTCCTACAACAGCCTCCTGTACCTCAACGTGATCTGGATGACAGAAGAATGCACGGTGAGCAAAATCGCGGATACGCTGGGGGTGACAAAGCCGGCCGTCACCTTGAAGATCAACGAACTGGCG
Proteins encoded:
- a CDS encoding DUF1643 domain-containing protein gives rise to the protein MHIPQTATEDLELLTFQEALERSGQPQQDYDIAKWLYVPPCYEEYRYLLGTRGEHPLICVGINPSTAAPDRLDNTLKSVERVARSNGYDSFLMFNVYAQRATNPNDMERSCNAYLHRENLNAFRYALSRSPAPAVWAAWGAILEKRDYLYACLRDLTELGGAYGARWFSAGPILKSGHPHHPLYLKKDSVLQPFDMEAYLAGLKDA
- a CDS encoding GNAT family N-acetyltransferase, which gives rise to MDRIETARMILRPFRETDAADVYDYAKDPRVGPAAGWPPHRGEAESLEIIRTVFAAPGVAAIELKGTGRVIGSVGFTDIHYGVLEQPDDEIGYALHPEYWGRGLIPEAVRAILEYGFTAMGLQTIWCCHYQENLKSQRVIEKCGFRYRYCAQANVELLHEKRMCLHYALTKEEWKRGILSGAL
- a CDS encoding PD-(D/E)XK nuclease family protein, which produces MLRIWIGRARSGKSERVLQEIAALGDESRQILLVPEHASHQAELDLCRSCGDTASRHAEVLSFRLLASRVLSLSGGLADVVLDQGGKLLTMEKALTETAPVLQVYRRPSQRLAFLESLQALADEFYSYAVTPSHLAEQAGEISGAPGQKLRDLSLIYAAYDAKLHRPGLDARDRMARMNDALAESGYVAGKDIFIDGFTYFNGQEERALGVMLLQARTVTVTLLGDREDPSGIFTESLRTRESLLRMAKDAGVDVEVLWLDGREATALDHLERHFFGRIVPWEGDAPIRLLEADSVFSEVEQTAAQIRRLVAGGACRFRDITVAARNMDEYEAVIENVFERYEIPIFQNRRSDILQKPVLTLVVGVLDALSGNFSYEDMFRFLKTGMAGISLAECDLLENYVIKWDICGSMWLREEDWSANPEGYGGRWEEPQQSQLREINRIRASVRAPLFDLYQAMNQSEHAEGKVKALYCYLERIGLQSAIEQRIAQLQESGQLQLAEEYSQLWEILMSVLDQFVEIVGAEAMDMEEFAKLMRLVLTQYSVGSIPVSLDQVTVSEISRNDRHAVGVLFLLGANDHVLPAVDSGGGLLNEDDREELAIRGIRLAPSGMAQFSVELQNLYAALAQPTERLFISYPIADVSGTQLRPSFVIGRIRALFPAVMLEKEGSEKEYRLTAPIPALEAAGQNRGSALWRYFADRPQLRAMEQASGYRRGRLSAEVVQTLYGARMSMSASRMDKLRSCHFAYFMQYGLKAKERSAAEFDAPEIGTFLHDVLEHVTREAAGEGGFGKVSNQQLRTMISRCIDEYAAREYANFQDRSARFRYLFRRLKRTVVSVVENVAEELRQSDFVPLAFELEFSSHGDLPVIAISEADTELCLMGKVDRVDGWLHDGRLYLRVVDYKTGKKSFDLSEIRHGIGIQMLLYLFTLQKEGATYFGHPIEPAGVLYLPARDVLLNRDRDISQEKLAEDIRRELRRQGMILGAPEVLTAMEHDALTSPHYLPIAVGRDGGVKEAIPGALASAEEIGKLGTYVEKLLHQITRELRDGVIDADPCCHSEEDAYCQFCEYASACHFEDGRGSDHLTYLRPVDPTEFWRQVGGGGTNG
- a CDS encoding flavin reductase family protein; this translates as MPLHKVELNEVSPKVLEVFGTQNALLSAGGKDGCNTMTIGWCGLGRLWNLPACTVYVRPERYTFEFMERQEYFTVSVFDMSHKKLMGYCGSKSGRDTDKVKECGLTVRYGAGDAPFFDEAELVLVCRKMYAQDLEPSCVLDERINRFYQGEGWHRLYVGQVMEAYQR
- the addA gene encoding helicase-exonuclease AddAB subunit AddA codes for the protein MADIRLTADQAAAVENRGGALLVSAAAGSGKTKVLVERLFRYVTDEHCNVDDFLIITYTRAAAAELRGKIAEELNRRLAESPEDAHLQRQMLRVYQADIKTVDAFCTALLRENAHLLAEEGQKRCLTPDFRVLDENEAALVRQRVLSQVLERFYGGLDGAGELLADTLGAGRDDHNLEELVATLYAKLQSHAYPEAWLQEQEAFWKDPGEDIGATPYAGELLSGVAGKAAYWQQMLTGMLARMGGVPAVEKGYGPGFSAAADALGSLARAAERSWAEAAAAPLEFPRLGSVKAAEGGALKDQAKTLWDTCKKEMAKAVKVLRVSDEEAMEDLRAVAPAMLALLSLTSSFSKAYQQEKLRINATDFSDQEHLALKLLVKPEGGPTELGEQVAGRYREIMVDEYQDTNEVQNCIFAAVSKSGENLFTVGDVKQSIYRFRLADPTIFLRNYQTYLPADQAEEGQERKILLSQNFRSRSEVLDGSNFIFGNIMSPQMGEMAYGAEEALNFGAEYYLPRTDCAVEFHLVDVAMNRGVERPFKRVTAEARAIARRIRRLLEERFPVQEGDALRPCRMEDIVVLMRSPAGRAFELGRALEEQGIPCSADTTGDFFATMEVAVIYNLLQIVDNPRQDVPLISVLRSPLAGFTPDRLAQVRAGTPQGDFYDALCADGGEDCAAFLAELDKLRRSAQDMSLHRLLWHIYNQYNALGIFGAMEGGEERKENLIILFEHARRFESSGYRGVFAFVTQLRRLLEAGKEPETHGKTGSGGIQLMSIHKSKGLEFPIVLLADLSRPFSRMDYQTPVLVHPRLGLGPIRVDLERRIKYPTIARQALESVLRRESKSEEMRILYVAMTRAKEKLILVYSRYGAEKHISSLVPLCSCPARPEAVESCECMGDWLLLPLLCRPEAEPLRCGAEVPLTAGGGAPWEVFLAQGEEYRENSGTALPAAQEDRKELDFDPALLEFEYPYAREVTLPAKLTATQLKGREADSEISEHAALPPRIRPLARPRFMAGELTAAQRGTATHLVLQYLNFEDRDVASQVERLVQRRLLTKEQAAEVDLEDLKRFLDTPLAQRIRSSPRVLREYRFTLLVDARRYGALSDDRILLQGVVDCCFEEQGKLYVVDFKTDHVFGERLMERSGQYRPQLEAYSEALERVLGQPVGGKFLYFLPAGREVPL
- the rpmE gene encoding 50S ribosomal protein L31, which translates into the protein MKEGIHPNYQQTTITCACGNVIETGSTKKDIKVEVCSKCHPFFTGKQKLVDTGGRVAKFNKKFGLDK
- a CDS encoding YigZ family protein encodes the protein MESYLVPFETAESEFVEKRSRFIGKVWRVESEEEARARIEETKKHHYDARHNCWCYLLRDRNVLRYSDDGEPQGTAGQPMLNVFQREGVYNACCVVTRYFGGVLLGAGGLTRAYAKGAKDALNAAGVCRMSLWTQWEIPCSYPLFEQVKIEMEGASGHLMDAEYGAEILIHGAFPDGMAGRFQDRLTELSAGQLTMRPLGQVFQPGPREEAK
- the hflX gene encoding GTPase HflX, with the protein product MEQTQEKRDLVVLVGLNSPVLGRDGTADDSSMEELSALVETAGGEVTAILLQNRDKPDPRTFIGEGKVAEVQLYVENTEATMVIFDNDLSPSQMRVLTGLLGVQVLDRCGLILDIFAQRAKTREGRLQVELAQYQYLLPRLVGMWTHLERQAGTSGKGPIGSRGPGETQLETDRRHIHRKIAKLREDLEEVRRVRGTQRDRRQKNEIPVVAIVGYTNAGKSTLLNQLTGAAIPANNRLFDTLETTSRLLSVSDTLDVVVSDTVGFIRKLPHQLVEAFKATLEELEYADLLLHVIDVSSPEWQQQTQVVEALIHELGADQLPRINVFNKSDLVGGDILPHGEDIVSVSAKTGQGIGDLLAMIGKRLDKGSRRVTLHLPYDKGGLLDALYREAKVEQVDYSDTIDVTAVCTPKTLGQVSQWIESKPQE